In one Nicotiana sylvestris chromosome 8, ASM39365v2, whole genome shotgun sequence genomic region, the following are encoded:
- the LOC104237317 gene encoding protein BIG GRAIN 1-like B: MEKEKSRKHYKNPSFSSTLLDEIYRSIDGYDQRKEVSKLPKETKKYSNKSNGVAKAKANNNNKSIEDEEIASFRRACLIEKWMEKKVKDKVLMTRKGPSSLPDLLDNDPLFFSSTSSSESNSGTLSTTSSEADCFYSEKSSRNTTTATATTCFAAAKSKKSVRRASVSPRLEHRSEFYLFDDYHNQKTEENEESLIKSKSRALKIYNNLKKVKQPISPGGRLTNFLSSIFNNGNGKKSKDLVNIERNAKSGQAASSTCSSASSFSRSCLSTKTPPNLTPKFQNGVKRTVRFNPVSVIVDEDCRPCGHKCIYDQESDNFQKLKSQGNAAIIEKNRKYEVTKVDSFKSYKQLKKKNDYIVDYKEEEEDFEDEDAASDSSSDLFEIDHLAFFGNNRFCEELPVYETTHLDTNRGIANRFVR, translated from the coding sequence ATGGAGAAAGAGAAATCTAGAAAACATTACAAAAATCCTTCATTTTCTTCCACACTTCTTGATGAAATCTACCGTTCAATTGATGGTTATGACCAAAGAAAGGAAGTTTCAAAATTACCAAAGGAAACCAAAAAATACAGCAACAAAAGCAATGGTGTAGCTAAAGCAaaagccaacaacaacaacaagagcATAGAAGATGAAGAAATAGCAAGTTTTAGAAGGGCATGTTTGATTGAAAAATGGATGGAGAAAAAAGTGAAAGATAAAGTTTTGATGACAAGAAAAGGACCATCTTCACTTCCTGATTTATTAGACAATGATCCACTATTTTTCAGTTCAACAAGTTCTTCTGAATCCAATTCTGGTACTCTCTCTACAACTTCCTCTGAAGCTGACTGTTTTTACTCTGAAAAATCCTCAAGAAATACTACTACAGCTACTGCTACTACTTGTTTTGCTGCGGCAAAGAGTAAAAAATCAGTGAGAAGAGCCAGTGTTTCACCACGTTTGGAACATAGGagtgagttttatttatttgatGATTATCACAACCAAAAAACAGAGGAAAATGAGGAGAGTTTGATTAAGTCAAAATCAAGAGCTTTGAAAATCTATAACAATTTGAAGAAAGTTAAACAACCCATTTCACCTGGTGGTCGTCTTACTAATTTTCTCAGTTCTATTTTCAATAATGGAAATGGGAAAAAATCCAAGGATCTTGTTAATATTGAGAGGAATGCAAAATCTGGTCAAGCTGCTTCATCAACTTGTTCATCAGCTTCATCATTTTCAAGATCTTGTTTGAGTACTAAAACCCCACCAAATTTaacgccaaaattccaaaatGGTGTAAAAAGGACAGTGAGATTTAACCCTGTTAGTGTAATTGTTGATGAAGATTGTCGTCCTTGTGGTCATAAATGCATATATGACCAGGAATCTGATAATTTTCAAAAGCTCAAATCCCAAGGAAATGCAGCAATAATTGAGAAGAACAGGAAATATGAAGTGACTAAAGTTGATTCTTTTAAAAGCTATAAACAACTTAAGAAGAAGAATGATTACATTGTTGattataaagaagaagaagaagattttgAAGATGAAGATGCAGCAAGTGATTCAAGTTCAGATTTGTTTGAAATTGATCATTTAGCATTTTTTGGTAATAATAGGTTTTGTGAAGAACTTCCTGTGTATGAAACTACTCATCTTGATACCAATAGAGGAATTGCTAATCGTTTCGTTCGTTAA